GTGGGTGAATTACACCGGCTTCCCGGACAGCCCCTATTATCCGCTGGTCCAGAAATATCTCGACGGCAACGCCTCCTCGCTGTTCACCTTCGGTATCAAGGGCGGCATGGAGGCCGGCAAGGCTTTCTATGACGCGCTGAAGCTGATCACGCGTCTCGTCAACATTGGTGATGCCAAGTCGCTGGCCTGCCATCCCGCCTCGACCACGCACCGACAGATGCCGGCGGAGCACCAGCGCATCGCCGGCGTGCTGCCGGAGACCATTCGCCTCTCGATCGGCATCGAGCATGCCGCCGATATCATCGAGGACATCGATCAGGCGCTGGAAAAGGCCTGTCCGGCCGCGCGTCTTCAGGCCGCGGAGTAGGCAATCGGGCCGATGAGCGTCTTGATCGCCAAGGATCAAGGTATCGCAAGCCCCGCGCTGGTTCCGGCCGAGGGCGATCTCGCGCGCGATCATCGCGGTGCCGAGCTCACCATCGGGCTGATCAACAACATGCCGGATACAGCGCTGAAGGCGACTGAACGGCAGTTCATGAAGCTGCTACAGGCCGCCGCGGGGCCGCGCCGCATCCGTTTCCATTGCTTCTCTCTGCCGTCGGTGAAGCGCTCGCAGGAAGCGAAGTGGCATGTCGAGAGCGAATATTCCGATCTCTCCGATCTGAAGCGCCAGTCATTCGACGGGCTGATCGTGACTGGCGCCGAGCCGATCGCGCCCGAGCTTGACCATGAGCCGTACTGGCGCGACCTCACCGAGCTGATCGACTGGGCCAAGACCAATACCCGCTCGACGATCTGGTCATGCCTCGCCGCACATGCGGCGGTGCTGCATCTCGACCGTGTCGAACGGCAGCGCCTGCCCGCCAAATGCCATGGCATCTTCGATTGTCAGCCTGTGACCAATGACCCTTTGACGCGCGATGCGCCGGCACCACTCAAGATTTCTCATTCTCGCTTGAACGAAGTCACCGAACGCGATCTCGCGCAGGCCGGTTATCAGGTGTTGACCAAGTCGGCCGGCGCCGGTGTCGACGTCTTCGTCCGGCAATATGCCAGTCGCTTCGTGTTTTTCCAGGGCCATCCCGAATACGACGCGCTGTCGCTCCAGCGCGAGTATCTGCGCGACATCGGCCGCTACCTCGCGCGGGAGCGCGAGATCTATCCCGCGCTGCCGGTGAGCTATTTTGACGCAGCGACGGAGGAGAAGCTCGCTCGCTTCGAGAAGCGGGCGAGGCATCAGCGTCATCCGGCGTTGACCAACGATCTGCCTGCGCTCACCGTGCGCGCCGACATCGCCGCTGGTACCGCAGCAGCGGCGCTGTTTCGCAATTGGTTGCAATATCTCGGCGCGGAGACGGATGCTCCGCTACTGGCGCGTTGACACCCTGGGGCTTTTGGTCCCGCGTTAGGATTACCCGGGGGTTAAGCTTGCCTCGGGGCGCGTGCAAATGTTTCAGTACAGAAACATGGAATCACAGGAAATGCACTCGTGCTGTCGGCCTTCAACGGACGCTTGAGCAATCGGCTAGCCCGGCATTTCCGGGCCGCTCCGCATCGGTTGCCGGCGCATGCGCCGATGGTGAGCTTTACCTTCGATGATGCGCCCGACAGCGCCGCTGGGGAGGGCGCCGCGTTGCTGGAAGCGCATGGCGGACGCGGCACGTTCTATCTCGCAGGCGGCCTGATCGACCAGCCCGGGGATCACTGGCATGGCCTGTCGAACGATGCGATTGTTCGGCTGCATCGCGGCGGCCACGAGATCGGCTGCCACACTTTCTCGCATCTCCGCGCAGTCGATCTCGACGAGACCGCGATGGCGCGCGAGATCGAACGGAACCGCGGCTATTTTCTCCGCCTCGACTCCTCGATCCGGCTCGAGAACTTCGCCTATCCGTATGGCCTCGCCTCCGTCTGGCGCAAACCGCAGCTCGCCAAAACCTTTCGCTCGGCGCGGGGCATCCTTCCCGGCGTCAACAGCGACGTCATCGATCTTCAGCTCCTGCGTGCGTCGCCGCTGGTCAATTGTGAGATCGACACTGACGGTGTCGACCGCTATTTCGACGAGGCCCTGGCAAGCGGCGGCTGGCTGATCTTCTACGGCCACGATGTCGTCGATGCGCCGAGTCCCTATGGCTGCA
Above is a window of Bradyrhizobium manausense DNA encoding:
- the metA gene encoding homoserine O-succinyltransferase MetA, whose product is MSVLIAKDQGIASPALVPAEGDLARDHRGAELTIGLINNMPDTALKATERQFMKLLQAAAGPRRIRFHCFSLPSVKRSQEAKWHVESEYSDLSDLKRQSFDGLIVTGAEPIAPELDHEPYWRDLTELIDWAKTNTRSTIWSCLAAHAAVLHLDRVERQRLPAKCHGIFDCQPVTNDPLTRDAPAPLKISHSRLNEVTERDLAQAGYQVLTKSAGAGVDVFVRQYASRFVFFQGHPEYDALSLQREYLRDIGRYLAREREIYPALPVSYFDAATEEKLARFEKRARHQRHPALTNDLPALTVRADIAAGTAAAALFRNWLQYLGAETDAPLLAR
- a CDS encoding polysaccharide deacetylase family protein; this encodes MLSAFNGRLSNRLARHFRAAPHRLPAHAPMVSFTFDDAPDSAAGEGAALLEAHGGRGTFYLAGGLIDQPGDHWHGLSNDAIVRLHRGGHEIGCHTFSHLRAVDLDETAMAREIERNRGYFLRLDSSIRLENFAYPYGLASVWRKPQLAKTFRSARGILPGVNSDVIDLQLLRASPLVNCEIDTDGVDRYFDEALASGGWLIFYGHDVVDAPSPYGCTPTLLRHALEAAEKRSMPIVTVAEALRRIGA